In a single window of the Streptomyces sp. HUAS ZL42 genome:
- a CDS encoding DoxX family protein, with protein sequence MTHGMRTDTHTPYLDGGRSWRDNATRYALLPLRVFLGVTFIYAGLDKLTDGAFLKSSGAGSIGETMRAVRDSSAIPALVDLALKNPVGFGYAIAIGEVAVGIGTLVGLLARIAALGGALISLSLWLTVSWASDPYYYGNDLAYLMAWLPLVLAGAPILSLDAALRKRRGAGGYR encoded by the coding sequence ATGACTCACGGCATGCGTACGGACACGCACACCCCCTATCTCGACGGCGGCCGGAGCTGGCGCGACAACGCCACCCGTTACGCCCTCCTTCCACTCCGCGTCTTCCTGGGCGTCACCTTCATCTACGCCGGCCTCGACAAGCTCACCGACGGCGCCTTCCTCAAGTCGTCCGGCGCCGGCTCGATCGGCGAGACGATGCGTGCCGTGCGGGACTCCTCGGCCATCCCGGCCCTGGTCGACCTGGCCCTCAAAAACCCGGTCGGCTTCGGCTACGCCATCGCCATCGGCGAAGTCGCCGTCGGCATCGGCACCCTCGTCGGCCTGCTCGCCCGCATCGCCGCGCTCGGCGGCGCGCTGATCTCCCTCAGCCTGTGGCTCACCGTGAGCTGGGCGTCCGACCCGTACTACTACGGCAACGACCTCGCCTACCTCATGGCCTGGCTCCCCCTCGTCCTCGCGGGCGCACCGATCCTGTCCCTGGACGCGGCGTTGCGGAAGCGGCGCGGGGCAGGGGGTTATCGGTAG
- a CDS encoding tellurite resistance/C4-dicarboxylate transporter family protein, with protein sequence MSGTSSLRAWWAHRPPAAGAAVMATGIVSVGLHLAGHEVLSRIALGVSCVGWLALAADFVVRLLRDRERWAAEAGTPVSLTAVAATAVLGTGFSALGRHTPAEALLALAVVLWPVLLVDVVRHWRRRMPGAVFLGCVATQALAVLGATLARAESVAWLAHAALVLFGLGLVLYAAALACFDLRQMTEGPGDQWVACGALAVSALAGSRLVAADTASLYLWNDDDRGVLRAVTVALLVLCLASYVVLLAAEVLWPRPRHDVRRWATVFPMGMTAAATLSVAAVLDVPWLKGPGQVLLWIAVAAWLAVAAGAVREAYAATRAAGAGLTSTARR encoded by the coding sequence ATGTCCGGCACCTCATCCCTCCGCGCCTGGTGGGCGCATCGTCCGCCGGCGGCCGGGGCCGCCGTGATGGCGACCGGCATCGTGTCGGTCGGCCTGCACCTGGCGGGACACGAGGTGCTGTCCCGGATCGCCCTCGGCGTGTCGTGCGTCGGCTGGCTGGCGCTGGCGGCGGACTTCGTCGTACGGCTGCTGCGGGACCGCGAGAGGTGGGCGGCCGAGGCCGGCACCCCGGTGTCGCTCACCGCCGTCGCCGCGACCGCCGTACTGGGCACCGGTTTCTCGGCGCTGGGCCGGCACACCCCCGCCGAGGCGCTGCTGGCACTGGCGGTCGTGCTCTGGCCGGTGCTGCTCGTCGACGTCGTACGGCACTGGCGGCGCCGTATGCCGGGGGCGGTCTTCCTCGGATGCGTGGCCACGCAGGCCCTCGCCGTTCTCGGTGCCACGCTCGCCCGGGCGGAGTCGGTGGCCTGGCTCGCGCACGCTGCGCTCGTGCTGTTCGGGCTCGGGCTCGTGCTCTACGCCGCCGCACTGGCCTGTTTCGACCTCCGGCAGATGACCGAAGGGCCGGGAGATCAGTGGGTGGCGTGCGGCGCGCTCGCCGTCTCGGCGCTGGCGGGGTCGCGGCTCGTCGCCGCGGACACCGCGAGCCTGTACCTGTGGAACGACGACGACCGGGGTGTCCTGCGCGCGGTGACCGTCGCGCTGCTGGTCCTGTGCCTGGCCTCGTACGTGGTGCTCCTCGCGGCCGAGGTGCTGTGGCCGCGGCCGCGCCACGACGTGCGCCGCTGGGCCACGGTGTTCCCGATGGGGATGACGGCGGCGGCGACGCTGTCCGTCGCCGCCGTCCTCGACGTCCCGTGGCTGAAGGGGCCCGGGCAGGTGCTGCTGTGGATCGCCGTGGCGGCGTGGCTGGCCGTCGCCGCGGGGGCGGTGCGGGAGGCCTACGCCGCCACCCGGGCCGCCGGGGCCGGGCTCACGTCCACAGCACGGCGATGA
- a CDS encoding PspC domain-containing protein: MPGSADRVTIDGMPEAAAAAPIAEPRPPRKLYRSSDGRWLGGVARGLAGHLGLPVIWVRLVFVGLFMADGLGALLYAAFWFFVPLGVGGVGGQRPPSLVTTETSPDGRRRLVARRPDKGQIVALLLMVVVAMVFVGSVNLGAGAKAYLLPAVLVAAGVALVWRQADNARRARWVEVGRRRRTLTLLRAGAGVLLVTAGVSGVFVLQGSAAHLGSVLQAALAVLVGITLLAGPYLVRMTQDLSEERLMRIRAQERAEVAAHVHDSVLHTLTLIQRNAENANEVRRLARAQERDLRTWLYKPEGTGKDEADEPANLGDAVRRNAAEVEDKHGVPIEVVVVGDCPLDERIGAQMQAAREAMVNAAKYGGEGGAVQVYAEVEGRTVFVSVRDRGPGFDLDSIPADRMGVRESIIGRMERNGGTARLRAVPGGGTEVELEMERAEKTS; this comes from the coding sequence ATGCCCGGGTCCGCCGACCGTGTGACCATCGATGGCATGCCGGAAGCAGCCGCAGCAGCGCCCATCGCCGAACCGCGGCCGCCGCGCAAGCTCTACCGCAGCAGCGACGGACGCTGGCTGGGCGGAGTGGCGCGGGGCCTCGCCGGGCATCTCGGGCTGCCTGTGATCTGGGTGCGGCTCGTCTTCGTCGGCCTGTTCATGGCGGACGGCCTCGGCGCACTGCTGTACGCGGCGTTCTGGTTCTTCGTCCCGCTCGGCGTCGGTGGCGTAGGCGGCCAGCGGCCGCCGTCCCTCGTCACCACCGAGACCTCGCCCGACGGTCGCCGCAGACTCGTCGCCCGCCGTCCGGACAAGGGCCAGATCGTCGCGCTGCTGCTGATGGTCGTCGTGGCCATGGTCTTCGTCGGCAGTGTGAACCTGGGCGCCGGAGCCAAGGCCTATCTCCTGCCCGCGGTCCTCGTCGCCGCGGGCGTCGCCCTCGTCTGGCGCCAGGCGGACAACGCCCGCCGGGCCCGCTGGGTCGAGGTCGGCCGCAGACGCCGTACGCTCACGCTCCTGCGCGCCGGCGCGGGCGTCCTGCTCGTCACCGCCGGCGTCTCCGGCGTCTTCGTCCTGCAGGGCTCCGCCGCCCACCTCGGCTCGGTCCTGCAGGCGGCGCTCGCGGTCCTCGTCGGCATAACACTCCTCGCCGGGCCGTACCTGGTCCGTATGACCCAGGACCTCTCCGAGGAGCGCCTGATGCGCATCCGGGCCCAGGAGCGTGCGGAGGTCGCCGCCCACGTCCACGACTCGGTGCTGCACACCCTGACCCTGATACAGCGCAACGCGGAGAACGCCAACGAGGTGCGCCGCCTCGCCCGGGCCCAGGAACGCGACCTGCGCACCTGGCTGTACAAGCCCGAGGGCACCGGCAAGGACGAGGCCGACGAACCGGCGAACCTCGGCGACGCGGTACGGCGCAACGCCGCCGAGGTCGAGGACAAGCACGGCGTTCCCATAGAGGTGGTCGTCGTCGGCGACTGCCCGCTCGACGAGAGAATCGGCGCACAGATGCAGGCCGCACGCGAGGCGATGGTGAACGCAGCCAAGTACGGTGGCGAGGGCGGCGCCGTGCAGGTCTACGCCGAGGTCGAGGGGAGGACGGTCTTCGTGTCCGTCCGGGACCGCGGCCCCGGCTTCGACCTCGACTCGATACCCGCCGACCGCATGGGTGTCAGAGAATCGATCATCGGCCGCATGGAGCGCAACGGCGGTACGGCGCGGCTGCGGGCGGTGCCGGGCGGCGGCACGGAGGTCGAGCTGGAGATGGAGAGGGCGGAGAAGACGTCATGA
- a CDS encoding DUF4429 domain-containing protein, which yields MAEIIQRDGTWAFDGTTVRITPGLHRSVPLFRQTYGEITVPLEAVAGIVYEPERKRGRLRIRLREGADPLLQATGGRLPDAADPYRLTVDMDRSGVAEYVAEEIRRALLLDQIPKEPTKAYLLPGPPVPVSVRSSDGTVSFDGTQVRIDWADTSDRVKRATGPRIIHVGDLVEVEWLPNSGYEDGFLRFVTRETVFSKVPPEKDPYALDLWGSARRDLLTALVATAVTARLPHPSARTGDEYADRPRLAAAVPPPADHHDVLLRRLRELGELHRDGVLTDEEFAMTKAVVLRGF from the coding sequence ATGGCCGAGATCATCCAGCGTGACGGGACCTGGGCCTTCGACGGCACAACGGTCAGAATCACGCCGGGACTCCACCGCTCCGTACCTCTGTTCCGGCAGACGTACGGGGAGATCACCGTGCCGCTCGAGGCCGTCGCCGGCATCGTCTACGAGCCCGAACGCAAGCGCGGACGGCTGCGCATCCGGCTGCGCGAGGGCGCCGACCCGCTGTTGCAGGCGACCGGCGGGCGGCTGCCGGACGCGGCCGATCCGTACCGGCTGACGGTGGACATGGACCGTTCGGGGGTCGCCGAGTACGTGGCCGAGGAGATCCGCCGTGCGCTGCTGCTCGACCAGATCCCCAAGGAGCCGACGAAGGCCTACCTCCTGCCCGGCCCGCCGGTCCCGGTCTCCGTGCGTTCCTCCGACGGCACGGTGTCCTTCGACGGCACCCAGGTCCGCATCGACTGGGCCGACACCTCGGACCGGGTCAAGCGGGCGACAGGCCCGCGGATCATCCATGTCGGTGATCTCGTGGAGGTGGAGTGGCTGCCCAACTCCGGCTACGAGGACGGCTTCCTGCGCTTCGTGACCCGCGAGACGGTGTTCTCCAAAGTGCCGCCCGAGAAGGACCCGTACGCCCTGGACCTGTGGGGCAGCGCCCGCCGCGACCTGCTCACCGCGCTCGTCGCCACCGCCGTCACCGCCCGCCTGCCGCACCCGTCGGCCCGGACCGGCGACGAGTACGCCGACCGGCCCCGGCTCGCGGCGGCCGTACCTCCCCCGGCCGACCATCACGACGTGCTGCTGCGGCGTCTGCGCGAGTTGGGCGAGCTGCACCGGGACGGGGTGCTCACGGACGAGGAGTTCGCGATGACCAAGGCGGTGGTGCTCCGGGGGTTCTGA
- a CDS encoding NlpC/P60 family protein: MAGIRTPALATAALTSVALLSQTANASPTTDDKPSLEEVQKKVDDLYHQAESATDKYNAAKEKTAKQRKQVDTLLDDVAQRTQKLNEAREELGSFAAAQYRTGASAPSTATFLLADSAQDYFDQTQLMSRMTDRQKGAVDDYITEQSATMKKRREASQSLETLTESQTELKTAKATVQKKLADARELLSQLTAEEKARLAAIEKQKQEAAARRAAELAKQQAEQQAQQEAAAQQESSSSSSTSTSSSSSSTSTSDSSYATKAEKALAFARAQIGKPYVWGATGPDSYDCSGLTQAAWKAAGVDLPRTTWDQVNAGTTVSLADAQPGDLVFFYDDISHVGMYIGNGMMIHAPKPGAYVREESIYYDSESAIHSVVRPA; this comes from the coding sequence ATGGCAGGCATACGCACGCCCGCCCTCGCCACCGCCGCCCTCACCTCCGTGGCCCTGCTCTCCCAGACGGCCAACGCCTCCCCCACAACGGACGACAAGCCGAGTCTCGAAGAGGTCCAGAAGAAGGTCGACGACCTGTACCACCAGGCGGAGTCGGCGACCGATAAGTACAACGCGGCCAAGGAGAAGACCGCCAAGCAGCGCAAGCAGGTCGACACCCTCCTGGACGACGTCGCCCAGCGCACCCAGAAGCTCAACGAGGCGCGGGAGGAACTCGGTTCCTTCGCCGCCGCCCAGTACCGCACCGGCGCCTCCGCGCCCAGCACCGCGACCTTCCTGCTCGCGGACTCCGCGCAGGACTACTTCGACCAGACGCAGTTGATGAGCCGTATGACCGACCGCCAGAAGGGCGCGGTCGACGACTACATCACCGAGCAGTCGGCGACGATGAAGAAGCGCCGGGAGGCCTCCCAGAGCCTCGAGACGCTCACCGAGTCGCAGACCGAGCTGAAGACGGCCAAGGCCACCGTCCAGAAGAAGCTCGCCGACGCACGCGAGCTCCTGTCGCAGTTGACGGCCGAGGAGAAGGCGCGGCTCGCCGCGATCGAGAAGCAGAAGCAGGAGGCGGCCGCGCGCAGGGCGGCGGAGCTCGCCAAGCAGCAGGCCGAACAGCAGGCCCAGCAGGAGGCCGCCGCACAGCAGGAGAGCAGCAGCTCGTCGAGCACGAGCACCTCCTCGTCCTCCTCGTCCACCTCCACTTCGGACTCCTCGTACGCCACCAAGGCCGAGAAGGCACTCGCCTTCGCCCGCGCGCAGATCGGCAAGCCGTACGTCTGGGGCGCGACGGGCCCCGACTCCTACGACTGTTCCGGCCTCACCCAGGCCGCCTGGAAGGCCGCGGGCGTCGACCTCCCGCGCACCACCTGGGACCAGGTGAACGCCGGCACCACCGTCTCCCTCGCCGACGCACAGCCCGGTGATCTCGTCTTCTTCTACGACGACATCAGCCACGTCGGCATGTACATCGGCAACGGCATGATGATCCACGCCCCGAAGCCGGGCGCGTACGTGCGCGAGGAGTCCATCTACTACGACAGCGAGTCGGCGATCCACAGCGTGGTGCGGCCGGCCTGA
- a CDS encoding NlpC/P60 family protein: MAAHRKPRQRSLSGSPARTAATIALAGAATATGFDGIGHAEPNLTPAQVKARVDKLYQEAEAATEKYNGAKEKAEAAEQRLRTLRDEAARKEERLNSAREALGSIAAAQYRSGGVDPALQLVLANDPDRYLDGAAFAERAGDRQAGAVARVRQQLREIEQLRGAARIELTSLKARQAELSRQKKTITGKLGAARELLSRLSAEERARLGDTSGRASRASTGARDSLQGAGAATAGAPNSRAAAAISYAYSKLGSPYVWGATGPDAFDCSGLVQAAYRSAGISLPRTTYAQIDAGRRVSQSELLPGDLVFFYSAISHVGIYIGNGQMIHAPNPSAPVRVAPIDEMPFAGATRVV; this comes from the coding sequence GTGGCAGCGCACCGCAAGCCCCGACAGCGCTCGCTCAGCGGAAGCCCGGCCCGTACGGCCGCCACGATCGCCCTCGCGGGCGCGGCGACCGCGACCGGCTTCGACGGCATCGGGCACGCCGAACCGAACCTGACACCGGCCCAGGTCAAGGCCAGGGTGGACAAGCTGTACCAGGAGGCGGAGGCCGCCACCGAGAAGTACAACGGCGCCAAGGAGAAGGCGGAGGCCGCCGAGCAGCGGCTGAGGACACTGCGGGACGAGGCGGCGCGCAAGGAGGAGCGGCTCAACTCGGCGCGGGAGGCGCTCGGTTCGATCGCGGCGGCGCAGTACCGCAGCGGCGGTGTCGACCCCGCGCTGCAGCTCGTGCTCGCAAACGACCCCGACCGGTATCTCGACGGCGCCGCCTTCGCGGAACGGGCGGGCGACCGGCAGGCCGGCGCCGTCGCGCGCGTACGCCAACAGCTGCGGGAGATCGAGCAGCTGCGCGGAGCCGCACGCATCGAGCTGACCTCGCTCAAGGCGCGGCAGGCGGAACTCAGCCGGCAGAAGAAAACGATCACCGGCAAGCTGGGCGCGGCGCGAGAGCTGCTGTCCCGGCTCAGCGCCGAGGAACGCGCGCGGTTGGGGGACACGTCGGGCCGCGCCTCCCGGGCCTCGACGGGCGCACGCGACAGCCTCCAGGGCGCCGGTGCCGCGACCGCCGGGGCACCCAACTCCCGTGCGGCGGCGGCCATCTCCTACGCCTACAGCAAGCTCGGCAGCCCCTACGTCTGGGGCGCCACCGGCCCGGACGCCTTCGACTGCTCGGGCCTCGTACAGGCCGCGTACCGCTCCGCGGGCATCTCCCTGCCGCGCACGACCTACGCCCAGATCGACGCCGGCCGCCGCGTCTCCCAGTCCGAACTGCTCCCGGGCGACCTGGTGTTCTTCTACTCCGCCATCAGCCACGTCGGCATCTACATCGGCAACGGACAGATGATCCACGCCCCCAACCCGTCCGCTCCGGTACGGGTGGCGCCGATCGACGAGATGCCGTTCGCGGGGGCGACGCGGGTGGTGTGA
- a CDS encoding PspC domain-containing protein, whose amino-acid sequence MTDHQHAADAVPGEGTTSDAPTPGAAGKEPRAHEGAARVSGEAATAGAGGTTEAPDSEAASEAPPGPEGSASAEPRPEDSVAIDPLRRFRRNREYKMLAGVCAGLGRQCDMDPVIFRITLAVLSATGGIGLIFYGFAWLLVPYEDEDENELRKLFTGRVDGQALAAVLFALVGCGVFLTMLSNGGVLAFAVVLSLLLAGAGYWSQRRGAPDPDPLAAQAVADAPPEAQAPPVPTAYPSWWREPIVKDGTHVGGTGYLWGPRDSRDRDIAAAVNISLGTQTNGREDIRTPYVRPPKPRGPRRIGGWVFLLALLAGCLGTGLTWEEHPLGTSLQTGLACALAVFGVGIAASAFLGRTGAGSVFLAVVTAGLLAGAAALPKDIGTDWIRTTWQPTAVAAVQQKYDLGTGEGTLDLSRLRMAKGQTLSTEAEVGVGRLRVIVPRDVTVKLSIDVGLGDIQLPGDDEKDVDVEPGKYKEVTLPSASGAKDAGTLNLELKVGMGQAEVSRAAS is encoded by the coding sequence ATGACGGATCACCAGCACGCCGCAGACGCCGTGCCCGGCGAGGGCACGACGTCCGATGCGCCGACCCCCGGGGCCGCGGGCAAGGAACCGCGCGCGCACGAGGGTGCGGCGCGGGTGAGCGGGGAAGCGGCGACGGCTGGGGCCGGGGGCACCACCGAAGCGCCGGATTCGGAAGCGGCGTCCGAGGCACCCCCCGGCCCCGAAGGCTCCGCCTCGGCCGAACCCAGACCCGAAGACTCCGTGGCCATCGACCCCCTCCGCCGGTTCCGGCGGAACCGGGAGTACAAGATGCTCGCCGGGGTGTGTGCGGGGCTGGGGCGGCAGTGCGACATGGACCCGGTGATCTTCCGGATCACGCTCGCCGTGCTCTCCGCGACCGGCGGGATCGGCCTCATCTTCTACGGCTTCGCCTGGCTCCTCGTGCCGTACGAGGACGAGGACGAGAACGAGTTGCGCAAGCTGTTCACCGGCCGGGTGGACGGGCAGGCGCTGGCGGCCGTGCTGTTCGCGCTGGTGGGGTGCGGGGTCTTCCTGACGATGCTGAGCAACGGCGGGGTACTGGCCTTCGCCGTCGTCCTCTCCCTCCTCCTGGCCGGCGCCGGGTACTGGTCGCAGCGGCGCGGCGCACCCGACCCCGATCCGCTGGCCGCGCAGGCCGTGGCCGACGCCCCGCCGGAGGCCCAGGCACCCCCGGTCCCCACGGCCTACCCCTCCTGGTGGCGCGAGCCGATCGTCAAGGACGGCACACATGTCGGGGGCACGGGCTACCTGTGGGGGCCCCGGGACTCCCGCGACCGCGACATCGCGGCGGCCGTCAACATCAGCCTGGGCACCCAGACGAACGGCCGCGAGGACATACGCACCCCCTATGTCCGGCCGCCCAAGCCGCGCGGCCCTCGCCGGATCGGCGGCTGGGTGTTCCTGCTCGCCCTGCTCGCGGGCTGCCTCGGCACCGGCCTGACCTGGGAGGAGCACCCGCTCGGCACCAGCCTGCAGACAGGTCTGGCCTGCGCACTCGCCGTCTTCGGCGTGGGCATCGCGGCCAGTGCCTTCCTGGGGAGAACGGGCGCGGGCTCGGTGTTCCTGGCGGTCGTCACGGCGGGCCTGCTGGCCGGCGCGGCCGCGCTGCCCAAGGACATCGGCACGGACTGGATACGCACGACCTGGCAGCCCACCGCGGTGGCGGCCGTGCAGCAGAAGTACGACCTCGGCACCGGCGAGGGCACCCTGGACCTCTCCCGGCTGCGGATGGCCAAGGGGCAGACGCTGTCCACCGAGGCCGAGGTGGGCGTGGGCCGGCTGCGGGTGATCGTGCCGCGGGACGTGACCGTGAAGTTGAGCATCGACGTGGGGCTGGGCGACATCCAGCTGCCGGGCGACGACGAGAAGGACGTGGATGTGGAGCCGGGCAAGTACAAGGAGGTGACCCTGCCGTCGGCCTCGGGCGCCAAGGACGCGGGCACGCTGAACCTCGAGCTGAAGGTCGGCATGGGACAGGCGGAGGTGAGCCGTGCTGCGTCATGA
- a CDS encoding LuxR C-terminal-related transcriptional regulator, with translation MSDPTEENGTAGAAETAESASGAGRRHVRVVLVDDHRMFRTGVQAEIGQTEQTGVEVVGEAADVDQAVTVITATRPEVVLLDVHLPGGGGVEVLRRCAALMADAEQPVRFLALSVSDAAEDVIGVIRGGARGYVTKTITGTDLVDSVFRVQEGDAVFSPRLAGFVLDAFASTDAPPVDEDLDRLTQREREVLRLIARGYAYKEIAKQLFISVKTVESHVSAVLRKLQLSNRHELTRWATARRLV, from the coding sequence ATGAGCGACCCGACCGAGGAGAACGGAACGGCGGGAGCGGCGGAGACGGCCGAGTCCGCGAGCGGCGCGGGCAGGCGGCACGTGCGCGTGGTCCTCGTCGACGACCACCGCATGTTCCGTACGGGCGTACAGGCCGAGATCGGCCAGACCGAGCAGACAGGCGTCGAGGTGGTCGGTGAGGCGGCGGACGTCGACCAGGCCGTCACCGTCATCACCGCGACCCGGCCCGAGGTGGTCCTTCTCGACGTCCACCTCCCGGGCGGCGGCGGTGTCGAAGTCCTGCGCCGATGCGCGGCGTTGATGGCCGACGCCGAGCAGCCGGTGCGCTTCCTCGCCCTGTCCGTCTCGGACGCGGCGGAGGACGTGATCGGCGTCATCCGCGGCGGCGCACGCGGCTACGTCACCAAGACGATCACCGGCACCGATCTGGTCGACTCCGTCTTCCGCGTCCAGGAGGGCGACGCGGTCTTCTCCCCGCGTCTCGCCGGCTTCGTCCTCGACGCCTTCGCGTCGACGGACGCGCCGCCCGTCGACGAGGACCTCGACCGCCTCACTCAGCGCGAGCGGGAGGTGCTGCGGCTGATCGCGCGAGGGTACGCGTACAAGGAGATCGCCAAGCAGCTCTTCATCTCCGTGAAGACGGTCGAGTCCCATGTCTCGGCGGTCCTGAGGAAGCTCCAGCTGTCGAACCGGCACGAGCTGACACGGTGGGCGACGGCACGACGGCTGGTGTGA